TTGTCGAAGTCCCAGGGAGCAACTAGGACGATGTCCCCCTCTCGAATCCACATCCTCCTCTTCAGCTTGCCCCTGATGCGGCAGTTGCGGGTCTCTCCGTCGGCGCATTTGACTATGACCTGGTCCCCACCCGTCATTTTGATTGCCTTGCCAAGGATCTCGCCCTGTTGAGGCATGACGAGTTCCTTTAGGTTGGCTTCGCTCAGTACTTTCCGCTTACCCATTCGATGTCACCTGGTCGCCTTCGGCGCAGTGGTTCTTGATGCTGGGTTAAAGCCCTTCATCTGTAGTTCTTCCACTTCGACCCGGCTGCCTTGGGACGGTGCTTGAACTTGTCTCCCCCTCTCCTTGGGCCGCGCCGCCACTGGTGCCGGTCCTGCCTTTCCACGATTGGGACGTGCCTTTCGTCGTTGGGCCTGAGAGGCTTGATGGGCGCCTTGGCCATGCTCTGAATCCTAGCGAAGTCGGCGTTCTCGTCGCGGCTTACGAATGTGAATGACTTGCCCAGGTCCCCTGCCCTCGCGGTCCTGCCGACCCTGTGGAGGTAGACAAGCGGGTCTTCGGGGACGTCGTAGTTAATGACACAGCCGACCTGCCTGACGTCTATGCCTCGTGCGGCAACGTCCGTGGCGACCAAGACGTCTGCCCGGGAGGATCGGAACAGGCCCATCGAGTGGTCTCGCTGATTCTGGCTCAGGTCGCCGTGCAGCTGGGCCGCGTTGATGAATCGCCGGTTCAGTTCCTTGGCGAGGCGTATGGTTCCGTACCTAGTCCGGCAGAAGATTACTGTGCTTCCGTGGTTCTCCTTCTTCAACAGAGAAAGGAGAAGGTCCAGCTTCTGGTCCCGCTCGACCCGGGCGTAGAACTGTTCGAGGGTCGCAGCAGAAGGCTCGTCTTCGTCGATGAGAATGTGCTCGGGGTCCTTCATGTACCGCCTTGAAAGTTCAACGATCTTCCTAGGCATCGTAGCCGAGAAGAGGCTGAGCTGCCTGTCGTCGGGAGTGCCTGAGAGAATGTAGTCGACGTCGTCGATGAAGCCCATGTCCAACATCGTGTCGGCCTCGTCGATCACGACGAACCTGACCGCGTCGAGTTTGATCGTTCCGCGCTCGAGATGGTCGATCAGCCTTCCTGGAGTTCCCACGACAACCTGCACTCCGCGTCTAAGGGCGTCCAGCTGAAGGTTCATCGACTGCCCTCCGTAAATCGTAACGCCCCTTATTCCGGTGAACGCTCCGAGTCTCCCGAGTTCCTCGGTGATCTGGACCGCAAGTTCTCGTGTCGGGGCGAGGACCAGCGCCTGGACCCTCCTGTCGTGCGGGTCGACTGCGTGAAGGAGCGGTATGCCGA
This is a stretch of genomic DNA from Nitrososphaerota archaeon. It encodes these proteins:
- the eif1A gene encoding translation initiation factor eIF-1A, with product MGKRKVLSEANLKELVMPQQGEILGKAIKMTGGDQVIVKCADGETRNCRIRGKLKRRMWIREGDIVLVAPWDFDNRKADILWRYIRAHAEWLEQNGYLKTI
- a CDS encoding DEAD/DEAH box helicase, whose amino-acid sequence is MESFSELEISSAIQKGVDSVGYRKPFPIQEKAIGPLLAGRSVVAQAKAGSGKTAAFGIPLLHAVDPHDRRVQALVLAPTRELAVQITEELGRLGAFTGIRGVTIYGGQSMNLQLDALRRGVQVVVGTPGRLIDHLERGTIKLDAVRFVVIDEADTMLDMGFIDDVDYILSGTPDDRQLSLFSATMPRKIVELSRRYMKDPEHILIDEDEPSAATLEQFYARVERDQKLDLLLSLLKKENHGSTVIFCRTRYGTIRLAKELNRRFINAAQLHGDLSQNQRDHSMGLFRSSRADVLVATDVAARGIDVRQVGCVINYDVPEDPLVYLHRVGRTARAGDLGKSFTFVSRDENADFARIQSMAKAPIKPLRPNDERHVPIVERQDRHQWRRGPRRGGDKFKHRPKAAGSKWKNYR